A genomic window from Lotus japonicus ecotype B-129 chromosome 1, LjGifu_v1.2 includes:
- the LOC130731433 gene encoding probable L-gulonolactone oxidase 6, producing MSLPCLKRMSHTAAFTHTLLLFLLFNVGLPTPEDPIKCSSNNNTSCTITNSYGIFPDRTTCHAAQAFYPTTEQELLKLVASASQNKRRMKVSTRFSHSIPKWVCPEGQNGWVISTKYLNRILEIDVGARTMKVQSGVTLKQLIDEAAKVELALPYGPYWWGLTIGGIVSTGAHGSSLWGKGSSVHEHVVELTIVRPAGPEDGYAKIQNLSEDNEDLNAAKLSLGLLGVISQITLKLEPLFKRSITYLAKNDLDLGDQAAAFGHQHEFADITWYPNQHKAVYRVDDRVPTNASGSGIYDFIPFRSTSSLELALIRTTEDIQEFISDADGKCLLAKTATDTLVAAAYGLTNNGKIFTGFPVIGYQNHLQSSGSCLDGPKDAKITSCPWDFRVKGEFFHQTTFSIALSVVKNFIKDVQKLVELEPKGFCGIELYNGILMRYVKASSAYLGKQEDAIDFDITYYRSKDPMSPRLYQDIIEEVEQLGIFKYGGLPHWGKNRNIAFEGVIKKYKNAEEFFKVKNVYDSQGLFSSEWADQVLGIKEGLTTSQDGCALEGLCICSDDNHCAPSKGYFCRPGKVYKEARVCSYLRSIQF from the exons ATGTCTTTACCTTGCTTAAAACGGATGTCACACACTGCAGCCTTCACACACACCCTTCTTCTGTTCCTACTTTTCAATGTGGGACTCCCTACCCCAGAGGATCCCATCAAATGCTCATCAAACAATAACACAAGCTGCACCATCACAAACTCCTACGGCATCTTCCCTGATCGAACCACCTGTCACGCAGCACAAGCGTTTTACCCAACTACAGAGCAAGAGCTTCTAAAACTGGTTGCTTCAGCTtctcaaaacaaaaggagaATGAAAGTTTCAACCCGTTTCTCCCACAGCATCCCCAAGTGGGTGTGTCCTGAGGGCCAAAACGGGTGGGTAATAAGCACCAAGTATCTGAACAGGATATTGGAAATTGATGTGGGAGCGAGGACAATGAAGGTGCAGAGTGGTGTGACATTGAAGCAGCTAATTGATGAGGCTGCGAAGGTTGAGCTGGCGTTACCGTATGGACCATATTGGTGGGGCTTGACAATTGGGGGGATAGTTAGTACAGGTGCTCATGGAAGCTCATTGTGGGGGAAAGGAAGTTCAGTGCATGAGCATGTGGTGGAGCTGACAATTGTTAGGCCTGCAGGTCCTGAAGATGGGTATGCTAAGATTCAGAACCTCAGTGAAGATAATGAAGATCTTAATGCAGCAAAACTATCACTTGGCTTGCTGGGGGTCATTTCACAG ATTACTTTGAAACTGGAACCTCTTTTCAAGCGATCCATTACCTATTTGGCAAAAAACGATTTGGATTTGGGAGATCAAGCGGCAGCATTTGGACACCAACATGAGTTTGCAGATATAACATGGTACCCAAATCAACATAAGGCTGTGTACCGTGTTGACGATCGTGTCCCAACCAATGCATCAGGCAGTGGTATCTATGATTTCATCCCTTTCCGTTCCACTTCATCCCTTGAATTGGCACTTATCAGAACCACAG AGGATATTCAGGAATTCATTAGTGATGCTGATGGGAAGTGTTTACTTGCAAAGACCGCAACGGATACTCTTGTTGCTGCTGCTTATGGACTAACTAACAATG GAAAAATCTTCACAGGATTCCCTGTAATTGGATATCAAAACCACCTTCAGTCTTCTGGGTCATGCCTAGATGGTCCTAAGGATGCAAAGATCACATCATGTCCTTGGGACTTCAGGGTGAAAGGAGAGTTCTTTCACCAAACCACATTTAGCATTGCCTTGTCCGTAGTGAAGAATTTCATTAAAGATGTGCAGAAGCTTGTTGAATTGGAACCGAAGGGATTTTGTGGCATAGAGCTCTACAACGGAATTCTAATGCGTTATGTCAAAGCTTCAAGTGCCTACTTGGGGAAACAAGAAGATGCTATAGACTTTGATATCACATATTACCGTAGCAAAGACCCAATGAGTCCTAGGCTTTACCAAGACATTATTGAAGAGGTTGAGCAATTAGGAATTTTCAAATATGGAGGTCTACCCCATTGGGGTAAGAACAGAAACATAGCATTTGAAGGAGtaatcaagaagtacaagaatGCAGAGGAATTTTTTAAGGTTAAGAATGTGTATGATTCACAAGGACTATTTTCAAGTGAGTGGGCAGACCAAGTGCTTGGCATAAAAGAAGGGTTAACAACATCACAGGATGGGTGTGCACTAGAAGGTCTTTGCATATGCTCAGATGACAACCATTGTGCACCAAGCAAAGGCTACTTTTGCAGACCTGGTAAAGTGTATAAGGAAGCAAGGGTTTGTTCTTATTTAAGATCTATACAATTCTAA
- the LOC130731434 gene encoding 60S acidic ribosomal protein P1-like, producing MSLGETACSYALLILEDDKIAATADNISTLLKTANVKVESYWAPLFAKLAEKKNLQDLIASAAGGGGSVAVAAAPVAAASGGASAAAPVEEKKEEPKEESDDDMGFSLFD from the exons ATGTCGCTCGGAGAGACTGCTTGCTCCTACGCCCTTCTCATCCTTGAGGATGATAAAATCGCTGCTACT GCTGATAACATCTCTACCTTGTTGAAGACGGCAAATGTTAAGGTAGAATCGTATTGGGCACCCTTATTTGCTAAACTTGCTGAGAAGAAGAATCTTCAGGATTTGATTGCCAGTGCTGCTGGCGGTGGTGGTTCAGTTGCTGTTGCAGCTGCCCCAGTTGCTGCTGCATCTGGTGGCGCTTCTGCTGCTGCTCCAGTTGAGGAGAAAAAG GAAGAACCCAAGGAAGAGAGTGACGATGATATGGGATTCAGCCTGTTTGATTAG
- the LOC130732766 gene encoding uncharacterized protein LOC130732766: protein MCRPVILPKQSNINQKKARNILTLQFNPLIMGNCVFKGSHGSVLDDNMVKVATSNGGIMELCTPITADCITIEFPGHGIYRSRRDLFSEPLHPNEELHAGELYHLLPLNPFSRLSSRNSMARQLSNNSSATLTPYRMSTYDNNKSKMWSETGQQVFPIRCNNKSTGVWKVKLVICPEQLSEILSQESRTEALIESIRTVAKCGNRVPSEAAGSDHWSVSSSWNTNGSVIENM, encoded by the coding sequence ATGTGTCGGCCAGTTATTCTTCCCAAACAATCCAACATAaaccagaagaaagcaagaaacATTCTCACCCTTCAATTCAATCCATTGATCATGGGGAACTGCGTGTTCAAAGGAAGTCATGGCTCTGTTTTGGATGACAACATGGTGAAGGTGGCAACCTCCAACGGAGGGATCATGGAGCTGTGCACACCCATTACCGCAGATTGCATAACCATCGAATTCCCCGGCCACGGAATCTACCGGAGCCGCCGGGACTTGTTCTCGGAGCCTCTCCACCCCAACGAAGAGCTTCATGCTGGTGAGCTCTACCACCTCCTCCCTCTCAACCCTTTTTCCAGGTTGTCATCCAGAAACAGCATGGCCAGACAACTGTCTAACAATTCTTCAGCAACCTTAACACCGTACCGGATGTCTACCTACGACAACAACAAAAGCAAGATGTGGTCGGAAACAGGGCAACAAGTGTTTCCAATTAGGTGTAACAATAAAAGCACGGGAGTGTGGAAGGTGAAGTTGGTAATATGCCCGGAGCAGCTGTCGGAGATTCTGTCGCAGGAGTCACGGACGGAGGCGCTCATAGAGAGCATCAGGACGGTGGCCAAGTGCGGCAATAGGGTGCCATCGGAGGCCGCCGGTTCCGATCACTGGAGTGTTTCCAGCAGCTGGAATACTAATGGCTCTGTAATTGAGAATATGTAG